The Gemmatimonadota bacterium genome has a window encoding:
- a CDS encoding glutamate synthase subunit beta — MGKTTGFMEYERGTAGYRDPLERIGDWEEFVLPMAEDALREQGARCMDCGIPFCHTGVPMGKGPGASGCPLNNLIPDWNDLVYRNHWKEALQQLHKTNNFPEFTGRICPAPCEGSCVLGINSNPVTIKNIECAIVDRGFEEGWIQPEPPPQRTGKKVAVIGSGPAGLACAAQLNRAGHNVTVYERADRPGGLLMYGIPNMKLDKEKVVKRRLDQMTAEGVEFVTGVEIGKDIPAADLRNENDAVVICTGATKPNDFVRNAPGRQLDGVHFAMDFLHANTRSLLDSRHEDGNYISAKDKHVIVLGGGDTGTDCVGTALRHGCRTMNQFDVIPKPPPERAPGNPWPQWPVVYKLDYGQEEGKALFGDDPRRYDTSTVEFIDDGQGRVKALRTVDLDWSVPSNGAPFSPKKGTEQEWPADLVLLAMGFSGPEDPVIEQLDVERDARSNARAEYGKYATSVENVFAAGDARRGQSLVVWAIHEGRGAAREVDRYLMGSTDLP; from the coding sequence ATGGGTAAAACAACCGGCTTCATGGAGTACGAGCGGGGGACGGCAGGTTACCGGGATCCGCTGGAACGCATCGGCGACTGGGAGGAATTCGTCCTGCCCATGGCGGAGGACGCGCTTCGTGAGCAGGGCGCCCGCTGCATGGACTGCGGCATCCCCTTCTGCCACACGGGCGTTCCGATGGGCAAGGGACCTGGCGCGTCGGGATGCCCCCTGAACAACCTCATCCCCGACTGGAACGACCTGGTCTACCGGAACCACTGGAAGGAAGCCCTCCAGCAGTTGCACAAGACCAACAACTTCCCCGAGTTCACCGGACGGATCTGCCCCGCGCCCTGCGAGGGGTCCTGCGTCCTGGGCATCAACAGCAACCCGGTCACCATCAAGAACATCGAGTGCGCCATCGTGGACCGCGGCTTCGAGGAAGGCTGGATCCAGCCCGAGCCGCCCCCGCAGCGGACCGGCAAGAAGGTCGCCGTCATCGGATCCGGGCCCGCCGGCCTGGCCTGCGCCGCCCAGCTCAACCGCGCCGGCCACAATGTGACGGTCTACGAACGGGCCGACCGCCCCGGCGGACTGCTCATGTACGGCATCCCGAACATGAAGCTCGACAAGGAGAAGGTCGTCAAGCGCCGCCTCGACCAGATGACGGCCGAAGGGGTCGAGTTCGTGACGGGGGTGGAGATCGGCAAGGACATCCCCGCCGCTGACCTGAGGAACGAAAACGACGCCGTGGTGATCTGCACCGGCGCCACAAAGCCCAACGACTTCGTGCGCAACGCGCCGGGCCGCCAGCTGGACGGCGTCCATTTCGCCATGGACTTCCTCCACGCCAACACCAGGAGCCTGCTCGATTCGAGACACGAGGACGGCAATTACATCTCGGCGAAGGACAAGCACGTGATCGTATTGGGCGGCGGCGATACGGGGACCGACTGCGTGGGCACGGCCCTCCGCCACGGCTGCAGGACGATGAACCAGTTCGACGTGATCCCCAAACCGCCTCCCGAACGCGCACCGGGCAACCCCTGGCCCCAGTGGCCCGTAGTCTACAAGCTCGACTACGGCCAGGAAGAAGGCAAGGCCCTCTTCGGCGACGACCCCCGGCGCTACGATACCAGCACCGTGGAATTCATCGACGACGGGCAGGGACGGGTCAAGGCCCTCCGCACCGTCGACCTCGACTGGTCGGTCCCCAGCAACGGGGCGCCCTTCAGCCCCAAGAAGGGCACGGAACAGGAATGGCCCGCCGACCTCGTCCTCCTGGCAATGGGGTTTTCGGGTCCTGAGGATCCGGTGATCGAGCAGCTCGACGTCGAGCGCGACGCCCGGTCCAACGCCCGGGCCGAATACGGGAAATACGCTACGAGCGTGGAGAACGTCTTCGCGGCCGGCGACGCCCGTCGCGGCCAGAGCCTGGTAGTCTGGGCGATCCACGAGGGCCGGGGCGCCGCCCGGGAAGTGGACCGCTACCTCATGGGGAGCACGGACCTGCCGTAG
- a CDS encoding phytanoyl-CoA dioxygenase family protein: MFTPAQIDHYNREGYVVYSDFISGDNLAALKAEIDRISAGNTKANHDSARMEMEPNQEPDGTLVRRIYEPCTYYQPFRDFSESTTLLDCVEQLFGPNLLFHYSKINMKPQNIGSIVEWHQDLSYYPLTNRDSVSILFYLDDTSEENGCLKVIPRRHTEALMSHSTEGFFRGKVTEDVDDSEAVLLEGTGGTAIFMSAMTPHASAINSSDRPRKTLILSYRAADAFPIHCGVMSDKVETHSRLVRGERASQARFTMTDFPIPRYEDEIASLYDLQERSRKSA, encoded by the coding sequence ATGTTCACCCCGGCCCAGATCGATCACTACAACCGCGAGGGCTACGTCGTCTACTCGGATTTCATTTCCGGGGACAACCTGGCGGCCCTGAAGGCGGAAATAGACCGGATTTCAGCAGGAAATACGAAGGCTAACCACGACAGCGCGCGCATGGAGATGGAGCCGAACCAGGAACCGGACGGCACACTGGTACGGCGTATCTACGAACCTTGCACTTACTACCAACCCTTCCGCGATTTCTCGGAATCCACCACCCTGCTGGACTGCGTCGAGCAACTGTTCGGTCCGAACCTGCTCTTCCACTACAGCAAGATCAACATGAAGCCGCAGAACATCGGGTCCATCGTGGAGTGGCACCAGGATCTGTCCTACTACCCCCTGACCAACCGGGATTCGGTGTCCATCCTCTTCTACCTCGACGACACCTCCGAGGAGAACGGCTGCCTGAAGGTCATTCCGCGGCGCCACACGGAAGCGCTGATGAGCCACAGCACGGAAGGGTTCTTCCGGGGCAAGGTCACCGAGGACGTGGATGATTCCGAGGCGGTGCTACTGGAAGGCACCGGGGGCACGGCGATCTTCATGAGCGCCATGACGCCCCACGCTTCGGCCATCAATTCGTCGGACCGGCCGCGGAAGACGCTCATCCTCAGCTATCGCGCGGCCGACGCCTTCCCGATCCATTGCGGGGTCATGTCGGACAAGGTCGAGACGCACAGCCGGCTGGTCCGCGGCGAACGGGCGTCACAGGCCCGCTTCACCATGACGGATTTTCCCATTCCGCGGTACGAAGACGAGATCGCATCGCTCTACGATCTGCAGGAGAGGTCGAGGAAGTCGGCGTAG
- a CDS encoding FAD-dependent oxidoreductase — MGPDVSDPPEPPPPEPPPPEPPPPPLEDRVDVIVVGAGLSGLVAAYELVRAGHDVRVVEARNAPGGRAQTLREPFDSGLIAETGPARIPPSHDLTLGYIDHFGIVTSPFYTQDGEYLVVTNEGGRQRQTPDAFLRGRDTWLKIPAGTDALPNAFAAALGDRVRTGSPVTKVVRDEDGVVATYGPAAQELRGSHLICTVPLPVIDKIEFDPVLSEAKQAAFEALSYQDVTRVYVQYAQRIWEGDGLNGWGLSFLAGYQEIWHPTWNQAGPRGILMSYMFGDMARGVAAMGRGAIVPGFIDRFEGLFPGSREVAEHGTHFAWEDQPWIGAAFAQSNPPFSEHPELASPEGPIHFAGEHASGSRGWMQGAFESGLRAAKEIDATVTGERRPRAAVAIPRRQMMRRIAGTPVPGWLVP, encoded by the coding sequence ATGGGTCCGGACGTCAGTGACCCGCCCGAGCCGCCGCCGCCCGAGCCGCCACCACCCGAGCCGCCGCCACCGCCACTTGAAGATCGGGTCGACGTGATCGTGGTGGGCGCCGGTCTGTCCGGGCTGGTCGCCGCATACGAGTTGGTCCGGGCTGGGCACGATGTCCGGGTCGTGGAAGCAAGAAATGCGCCCGGAGGCCGGGCACAGACCCTTCGCGAGCCCTTCGACAGCGGGCTCATCGCCGAAACCGGCCCGGCCCGCATCCCGCCCAGCCATGATCTGACGCTCGGTTACATCGACCACTTCGGCATCGTGACCTCTCCCTTCTATACGCAGGACGGTGAGTACCTCGTCGTTACCAATGAGGGGGGCCGCCAACGGCAGACACCGGACGCGTTCCTCCGCGGGCGGGACACGTGGCTCAAGATTCCGGCCGGGACCGATGCCTTGCCGAATGCCTTCGCCGCAGCGCTCGGAGACCGGGTGCGGACCGGCTCGCCGGTGACGAAAGTGGTCCGGGACGAGGACGGGGTGGTGGCCACCTACGGACCCGCCGCGCAGGAACTGAGGGGCAGCCACCTCATCTGCACGGTCCCCCTCCCCGTCATCGACAAGATCGAATTCGACCCCGTCCTCTCGGAAGCGAAGCAAGCGGCCTTCGAAGCCCTCTCCTACCAGGACGTCACCCGGGTTTACGTCCAGTATGCGCAACGAATCTGGGAGGGCGACGGCTTGAACGGATGGGGGTTGTCGTTTTTGGCGGGGTACCAGGAGATCTGGCATCCCACCTGGAACCAGGCGGGGCCTCGGGGCATTCTGATGTCCTACATGTTCGGAGATATGGCGCGCGGGGTCGCGGCGATGGGTCGCGGCGCCATCGTGCCCGGCTTCATTGATCGCTTTGAAGGCCTGTTCCCCGGCTCGCGCGAGGTTGCGGAACACGGAACGCACTTCGCGTGGGAGGATCAGCCCTGGATCGGGGCGGCCTTCGCCCAATCCAATCCTCCGTTCTCGGAGCACCCTGAACTGGCATCGCCCGAGGGCCCCATTCACTTCGCCGGCGAGCACGCCTCGGGGTCTCGGGGTTGGATGCAGGGCGCCTTCGAGTCGGGCCTGCGGGCCGCCAAGGAGATCGATGCGACGGTGACCGGGGAGCGGCGCCCCCGCGCGGCCGTGGCCATCCCGCGGCGGCAGATGATGCGCCGTATCGCGGGCACCCCGGTGCCGGGATGGCTGGTGCCTTGA
- a CDS encoding PhnD/SsuA/transferrin family substrate-binding protein, whose amino-acid sequence MPYVSNARMYAVSPEAETAWKDLIAHVAEDAGTAFDYVTYPAPRPLENLWRRGDIGCVQMCGYPIALDLADVVPLASPIPAASWAGGKALSRTDLIVRDDAPYRTLSDTFGGTVGWTVAHSQSGFNALRYHLLSYRSEDRPRLYRRSVGNLVTARRILDSVAAGSIDIGPLDAYWHMLVGKYLPQLTEKVRILESTETVPMPAFVTVPATPRHTIDRLREAFAAAHTRPWFAPFRASLLIEGFSKATRETFHRTLAWAQAAEAAGYMEPG is encoded by the coding sequence ATGCCATATGTATCAAATGCCCGTATGTACGCCGTGAGCCCCGAAGCCGAGACGGCCTGGAAGGATCTCATCGCCCACGTAGCCGAGGATGCCGGCACGGCGTTCGATTACGTCACCTACCCGGCACCGCGGCCGCTCGAGAATCTCTGGCGCCGTGGAGACATCGGTTGCGTGCAGATGTGCGGATACCCGATCGCGCTCGACCTCGCCGACGTAGTGCCCCTGGCATCGCCCATTCCCGCCGCGTCCTGGGCCGGAGGCAAAGCGCTCTCCCGGACCGACCTGATCGTGCGTGACGATGCGCCTTATCGCACGCTGTCCGACACTTTCGGCGGCACCGTGGGCTGGACCGTCGCCCACTCACAGTCGGGCTTCAATGCATTGCGCTATCATCTTCTGTCCTATCGCAGCGAGGACCGCCCGCGCCTCTATCGCCGCTCCGTCGGCAATCTCGTCACGGCACGGCGGATCCTCGATAGCGTGGCGGCCGGGAGTATCGACATCGGGCCGCTGGACGCTTACTGGCACATGCTTGTCGGGAAGTATTTGCCCCAACTGACGGAGAAAGTCCGCATACTTGAATCGACCGAGACCGTACCGATGCCGGCATTCGTCACCGTCCCGGCGACGCCCCGGCACACGATCGATCGTTTGCGGGAGGCTTTCGCGGCGGCCCATACGCGGCCCTGGTTCGCCCCGTTCAGAGCATCGCTCCTGATCGAGGGATTTTCGAAGGCGACACGCGAGACTTTTCATCGTACTTTAGCATGGGCGCAGGCCGCCGAGGCCGCGGGTTACATGGAACCCGGGTAA
- a CDS encoding type II toxin-antitoxin system PemK/MazF family toxin: MRLHSGFPLTLPLDSADLPKRSWVKIGQVRTLSTHRIGSGLGYATADELDRIVEGLCEIIGP; this comes from the coding sequence ATGCGATTACACTCCGGTTTCCCGCTGACCCTTCCGCTTGATTCGGCAGATCTTCCGAAACGATCCTGGGTTAAGATCGGCCAGGTTCGAACCCTTTCAACACACAGAATCGGCAGCGGGTTGGGCTATGCCACCGCCGACGAATTGGATCGGATCGTAGAAGGACTTTGCGAAATTATCGGTCCATAA
- a CDS encoding PIN domain-containing protein, producing the protein MNADYFLDTNVFVYMFDETDDSKRTSAENLVRQALEDRIGCISYQVVQETLNVLSSKLNAAPHQVRRVLDHVLLPLWRVNPSESLYHRGLDLQSRYGYGFYDSLIVAAALESGCEILYTEDLQPCQQIDDLTIQNPFED; encoded by the coding sequence ATGAACGCTGATTACTTTCTGGATACAAATGTCTTCGTTTACATGTTCGACGAAACAGATGACTCCAAGCGTACAAGCGCGGAAAACCTGGTCCGGCAAGCGCTGGAAGACCGTATTGGCTGCATAAGCTACCAGGTTGTCCAGGAAACGTTGAATGTGCTGTCGAGTAAGCTGAATGCGGCGCCACATCAGGTCCGTCGTGTTCTAGATCATGTGTTGTTACCTCTTTGGCGGGTAAATCCAAGCGAAAGTCTTTACCACCGTGGTCTTGATCTTCAAAGTCGTTACGGTTACGGTTTCTACGACAGCCTGATCGTCGCGGCGGCACTGGAATCCGGCTGCGAGATTCTGTACACTGAAGATCTCCAGCCATGTCAGCAGATAGACGATCTGACGATACAGAACCCATTCGAAGACTGA
- a CDS encoding pyrimidine dimer DNA glycosylase/endonuclease V, with the protein MRIWDLPPEILCRQHLLGEHRELHGLWNVITLGKTGYREHPETKRWIGRLAALYGRHEALVAEMHRRGYRHKTPLDLRLATGSQVQELLVGALDEQYRLLCEKPCGCPLTPGTEYGKPWTGRVA; encoded by the coding sequence ATGCGCATCTGGGACCTTCCCCCCGAAATCCTATGCCGACAGCACCTCCTGGGTGAGCACCGGGAACTGCACGGACTGTGGAACGTCATTACGCTGGGGAAAACAGGTTACCGGGAGCATCCGGAGACAAAACGTTGGATCGGTCGGCTGGCGGCGTTGTACGGCAGGCACGAGGCTTTAGTCGCGGAGATGCATCGGCGGGGTTATCGGCACAAGACTCCGCTCGACTTGCGACTCGCAACCGGAAGCCAGGTACAGGAGTTGCTGGTAGGCGCACTGGATGAGCAGTACAGGCTGCTGTGCGAGAAGCCCTGCGGCTGTCCACTGACTCCCGGGACTGAATACGGCAAACCCTGGACAGGAAGGGTGGCATGA
- a CDS encoding cation:proton antiporter, with protein sequence MMDFVWIAIALGDIAWLAVAFALGLLSRAIGLPPLVGFLAAGFVLNLFGIASGEMLQKLADLGITLLLFVVGLKLNLRTFARPQVWAVTGLHMALIVPVLGTVLLVLAFLNVPAFSGNGIYQFLLIAFALSFSSTVFVVKVLEDKGETAALHGRIAVGILIVQDLAAVAFIAISVGTWPSFWALLLLLLIPARPLLLFVLRKVGHGELLVLCGLLLALGGSEVFELVGLKGGLGALALGALIANSAKANEMAKTMLGFKDLFLVAFFLSIGLSGPLTLDAVLIGAAITPLVFLKSALFFGLLTAFKLRARTSLLATLNLTNFSEFGLIVAAISVANGWIDGLWLIVIAIALTLSCAISAGLNVAAHQIYARHRAVWDRLQKAERLADDQPLDIGGATIAIIGMGRVGAGAYDNMHQMFGGTVVGVEVDPERVERQQSNGRHVLLGDASDADFWDRVQAAHTLELVMLSLPNLASNLAVLDQLKASSFYGRVAAAARFPDEVELLKKAGASVVFNIYAEAGSGFAAHVAEETPKADE encoded by the coding sequence ATGATGGATTTCGTGTGGATCGCCATTGCGCTGGGTGACATCGCGTGGCTCGCCGTGGCGTTCGCGCTGGGCCTGCTGTCCAGGGCCATAGGACTGCCGCCCCTGGTGGGATTCCTCGCCGCCGGCTTCGTGCTCAACCTGTTCGGTATCGCCAGCGGGGAAATGCTCCAGAAGCTGGCGGACCTCGGGATTACGCTGCTGCTGTTCGTCGTCGGCCTCAAACTCAACTTGCGGACCTTCGCGCGGCCGCAGGTCTGGGCCGTCACCGGCCTGCATATGGCGCTGATCGTTCCGGTCCTGGGAACGGTCCTCCTCGTCCTCGCCTTTCTGAATGTTCCCGCGTTTTCCGGTAATGGAATCTATCAATTTTTGCTGATCGCCTTTGCGCTGAGTTTTTCAAGCACGGTCTTCGTCGTGAAGGTCCTGGAGGACAAGGGGGAGACTGCCGCGCTGCATGGCCGCATCGCGGTCGGGATTCTCATCGTGCAGGACCTGGCCGCCGTCGCTTTCATTGCCATCTCGGTGGGCACGTGGCCGTCGTTCTGGGCGTTGCTGCTTCTGCTCCTCATACCGGCGCGTCCGTTGCTGCTTTTCGTCCTGCGGAAAGTCGGCCATGGCGAGCTCCTGGTTCTTTGCGGACTACTCCTCGCCCTGGGCGGTTCGGAAGTTTTCGAGCTGGTCGGACTGAAGGGCGGCTTAGGCGCGCTCGCCCTGGGCGCGCTGATCGCCAACAGTGCGAAGGCCAACGAAATGGCAAAGACCATGCTCGGGTTCAAGGACCTGTTCCTGGTGGCCTTCTTTCTGTCCATCGGGCTCTCCGGACCGCTGACGCTGGATGCGGTGCTGATCGGCGCGGCCATCACGCCGCTTGTATTCCTGAAGTCGGCGCTGTTCTTCGGACTGTTGACCGCGTTCAAGCTGCGTGCCCGCACCTCGTTGCTCGCGACGCTGAACCTGACCAACTTCAGCGAGTTCGGACTCATCGTAGCGGCCATCAGCGTGGCCAATGGCTGGATCGACGGCCTCTGGCTGATCGTCATCGCGATCGCCCTGACGCTGTCCTGCGCCATCTCGGCGGGTCTCAACGTCGCCGCCCATCAGATCTACGCCCGGCACAGGGCGGTGTGGGACCGGCTTCAAAAGGCCGAGCGTCTTGCCGATGACCAGCCGCTCGATATAGGTGGCGCGACGATCGCCATCATCGGCATGGGCCGTGTCGGCGCCGGGGCCTATGACAATATGCATCAGATGTTCGGCGGTACCGTCGTCGGCGTGGAAGTCGATCCGGAAAGGGTGGAACGGCAGCAGTCAAACGGCCGCCACGTACTGCTGGGTGACGCCAGCGACGCGGACTTCTGGGACCGGGTTCAGGCCGCCCACACCCTCGAACTGGTGATGTTGTCCCTGCCGAACCTGGCCTCCAACCTCGCCGTCCTCGACCAGCTCAAGGCCTCCTCGTTCTACGGCCGGGTCGCCGCGGCAGCCCGGTTCCCCGATGAGGTCGAGCTGCTCAAAAAGGCAGGCGCGTCGGTCGTATTCAATATCTACGCCGAGGCCGGATCGGGATTCGCGGCACACGTGGCGGAAGAGACGCCGAAGGCGGATGAGTAA
- a CDS encoding leucine-rich repeat domain-containing protein — protein MSPNTVTLTAIGQSVQLDAQVQDEDGATLSGHTVVWASRSPSVASVSSGGLVTALSNGTADITATAGQSQGKSTITVSQSAWTIVIEPSSAVLTEADETAGLKASVLDENGKLVDGAAVKWTISDETVATVGDDGTVTAVRSGSAVVTATSGDVSARVTVTVFIDVSDRATLTNFYHALDGANWNESENWLSEEPLTEWHGVTTDANGRVIRLELRSNNLSGRLPGNLVHLALLRELDLAGNQVSGAIPVNLTQLDELRILDLGANEMSGTVPDELASLPNLEVLNLANNELSESIPTVLGQMTSLERLDLGGNDLTGTIPAELGQLANLEILNLHRNELAGSIPAELGQLSNLELVHLDRNKLTGSIPPELGNLANLEDLLLWGNQLSGTIPVELSQLTNLHRMDLDENQLSGPIPAELGQLQNLEILYLNSNKLSGEIPAALGELPKLRLLIIRGNQLSGPVPPELGQLSNLEFLYLYDNELSGPIPSELGRLQDLEGLALHGNELSGPVPSELGQLDDLEQLYLSDNQLTGLIPDTFSGLSDVTHFFFQENDGLCLPSTPALLNWVDGLDDWNGSRCDEAGFAEGLLMVGKGADRLYKLNPNTGEAKPVGEAVRFDVDEYEPYGLAAHHGTLYMTGGWNAALYTLDPETGVATRVGDAAEFGVGESQPFGLASHDGTLYMSGGTNTRLYTLDTATGEATPVGDAVEFGAGVSQPFGLASHEGDLFMVGYNSARLYVLNPATGTASPVGNAADFGVGEDLPTGLTSHRGVLYMTGGWTAKLYTLDAETGMASPVGNEDEEVSEFDVDENAPTGMASFMRESVSPRRVVPVLNLYKE, from the coding sequence GTGAGTCCGAATACGGTTACGCTGACGGCGATCGGCCAGTCCGTGCAGCTCGACGCGCAGGTGCAGGACGAGGACGGAGCGACCCTGTCGGGACACACCGTAGTCTGGGCGAGCCGGAGTCCTTCCGTGGCATCCGTAAGCAGCGGAGGGCTCGTCACCGCGCTCAGCAACGGGACGGCGGATATCACGGCCACCGCGGGACAGAGCCAGGGAAAGTCAACGATTACCGTTTCCCAGTCGGCGTGGACGATAGTCATCGAGCCCTCTTCGGCTGTGCTGACGGAGGCCGACGAGACCGCAGGCCTGAAGGCCTCGGTGCTGGACGAAAACGGCAAGCTGGTCGATGGCGCGGCGGTGAAATGGACCATCAGCGACGAGACGGTGGCGACCGTAGGCGACGACGGCACGGTTACGGCCGTGCGAAGCGGCAGCGCAGTCGTTACGGCTACCTCCGGCGACGTTTCGGCCAGGGTGACGGTAACGGTATTTATCGATGTCAGCGATCGCGCTACGCTGACCAATTTCTACCACGCGTTGGACGGTGCGAACTGGAATGAGAGCGAGAACTGGCTGAGTGAAGAACCCCTGACCGAATGGCACGGCGTAACGACCGACGCCAACGGAAGGGTGATCCGGCTGGAACTGCGATCGAACAACCTGTCGGGCAGGTTGCCCGGGAACCTCGTCCATCTTGCCCTGCTGAGGGAATTGGATCTGGCGGGCAACCAGGTATCCGGCGCCATCCCCGTCAATCTTACCCAGTTGGACGAACTGAGGATCCTCGATCTGGGCGCCAACGAGATGTCGGGAACCGTGCCTGATGAACTTGCTTCGCTTCCCAACCTGGAAGTATTGAATCTCGCAAACAACGAGTTGTCGGAATCGATTCCCACAGTACTGGGGCAGATGACCAGCCTCGAGCGACTGGACCTGGGCGGCAATGATCTGACCGGTACGATTCCGGCGGAATTGGGCCAACTCGCCAATCTCGAGATCCTGAATCTGCACAGAAACGAACTTGCCGGATCGATACCCGCCGAGCTGGGGCAGTTGTCTAATCTGGAACTCGTGCACCTGGACAGGAACAAGCTGACCGGTTCCATCCCGCCGGAACTGGGCAACCTGGCCAACCTGGAGGATTTGCTTCTGTGGGGGAACCAGTTGTCGGGGACGATTCCGGTCGAATTGAGTCAACTGACCAATCTGCATCGTATGGATCTCGATGAGAACCAGTTATCCGGACCGATACCCGCCGAACTGGGGCAGCTCCAGAACCTCGAGATACTTTACCTCAACTCCAACAAACTCTCCGGCGAGATCCCGGCGGCGCTGGGTGAGCTTCCCAAGCTGCGTCTGCTTATCATCCGTGGGAACCAGCTATCCGGACCGGTGCCGCCTGAGCTGGGTCAACTGAGCAATCTCGAGTTTCTCTACCTCTATGACAACGAACTGTCCGGACCCATTCCATCCGAACTGGGACGACTTCAGGACCTGGAAGGGCTGGCGCTACACGGCAACGAGCTGTCCGGGCCCGTTCCGTCCGAGTTGGGACAACTCGACGATCTGGAACAATTGTACCTCAGTGACAATCAGCTCACCGGCTTGATACCCGATACGTTTTCGGGCCTTTCGGACGTCACCCACTTTTTCTTTCAAGAAAACGACGGTCTGTGCCTGCCGAGCACCCCGGCTTTGCTGAACTGGGTCGACGGTCTGGATGACTGGAATGGGTCGCGGTGCGACGAAGCCGGCTTCGCCGAGGGGTTGCTCATGGTGGGCAAAGGCGCCGACCGGCTGTACAAATTGAATCCGAATACGGGGGAGGCCAAACCGGTGGGAGAGGCCGTGCGATTCGACGTCGACGAGTACGAGCCCTACGGTCTGGCCGCGCATCACGGCACGTTGTACATGACGGGCGGATGGAACGCGGCCCTGTACACGCTGGATCCGGAAACGGGCGTGGCCACGCGGGTCGGCGACGCCGCGGAATTCGGGGTCGGTGAAAGCCAGCCCTTCGGTCTGGCGTCCCACGACGGAACGCTGTACATGTCGGGCGGGACGAATACCAGGCTCTACACGCTGGATACGGCAACGGGGGAAGCTACCCCGGTCGGCGACGCCGTGGAATTCGGGGCCGGTGTTAGCCAGCCCTTCGGCCTCGCATCCCACGAGGGCGATCTGTTCATGGTCGGCTACAACTCGGCCCGGCTATACGTATTGAATCCTGCCACCGGGACCGCGTCACCCGTTGGAAACGCGGCCGACTTCGGCGTCGGCGAAGATCTGCCGACGGGCCTGACTTCACACCGAGGCGTGTTGTACATGACCGGCGGGTGGACGGCGAAACTGTATACGCTGGATGCAGAGACAGGGATGGCATCGCCAGTCGGGAATGAAGATGAGGAAGTCAGTGAGTTCGACGTCGATGAAAACGCACCAACGGGGATGGCCTCGTTCATGCGGGAGTCGGTATCACCGCGGAGAGTCGTGCCGGTACTGAATTTGTACAAGGAGTGA
- a CDS encoding HigA family addiction module antitoxin, with product MPATGITVNMTPSHPGDFIRSEILEELDLSVTKAAEILGVRRATLSALLNSNAALSAEMALRIEKAFDVNMDMLLRMQAWYDAARMRARADEIDVQRYEHRLI from the coding sequence ATGCCCGCCACTGGAATCACTGTGAACATGACTCCCTCCCATCCGGGTGACTTCATTCGCTCGGAGATCCTTGAGGAATTGGATCTCAGCGTCACGAAAGCAGCCGAGATACTCGGCGTTCGACGAGCAACGCTTTCCGCACTGCTGAACAGCAACGCGGCACTATCGGCCGAGATGGCCCTTCGCATCGAGAAGGCCTTCGACGTGAACATGGACATGCTGTTGAGGATGCAGGCGTGGTACGACGCTGCCCGGATGCGCGCTCGCGCAGATGAGATTGACGTGCAACGCTACGAGCATCGCCTGATTTGA